Proteins encoded by one window of Candidatus Neomarinimicrobiota bacterium:
- a CDS encoding 4Fe-4S dicluster domain-containing protein, translated as MEIKVLQHDLLDELFNAITINNYTLIGPTEKEGVISYEPIQKADELPKGLIDHQSPGKYVAQQTDSSRFFGYTISPYSWKKYLFPPVQTIFKVSKGEKEYSIHSSEEQPSYAFIGVRGCEMAAISIQDKVFMGGTYIDPAYKKRREQALIITVECFNTCETCFCDSVGSGPEIQNGSDIILTEIVNEGEHFFLVRSETIKGQIILNQINMKDATQNQVIVKDAQLERVRSQLKRKIKTTGLKSKLLDHPNHPRWSDVAERCMSCSNCTMVCPTCFCMTVEDVNDLDGNSERQQKWDSCFTSEFTYIHGGNTRASTLSRYRQWVTHKFASWEDQFDSLGCVGCGRCITWCPSKIDITEELAALSQSPETYTQGKTSHD; from the coding sequence ATGGAAATTAAAGTACTTCAACATGATTTATTGGATGAGCTATTTAACGCAATTACAATAAATAATTATACCCTTATTGGCCCCACGGAAAAAGAAGGTGTGATTTCTTACGAACCCATCCAAAAGGCAGATGAATTACCTAAAGGCCTAATTGATCATCAAAGTCCAGGGAAATATGTTGCTCAACAGACGGATTCCAGTCGATTTTTCGGCTATACCATTTCACCCTATTCTTGGAAAAAATATTTATTTCCACCAGTTCAAACTATTTTTAAAGTATCTAAGGGTGAAAAAGAATATTCCATTCATAGTTCAGAAGAACAGCCCAGCTATGCCTTTATTGGTGTTCGGGGATGCGAAATGGCCGCTATTTCTATACAAGATAAAGTCTTTATGGGTGGCACTTATATTGATCCTGCTTATAAAAAAAGACGAGAACAAGCCCTTATTATAACTGTGGAATGTTTTAATACATGCGAAACATGCTTTTGTGATTCTGTTGGTTCCGGTCCAGAAATTCAAAATGGAAGCGATATCATTCTCACTGAAATTGTGAATGAAGGGGAACACTTTTTCTTGGTGCGATCTGAGACAATAAAAGGTCAGATTATTCTAAACCAAATTAATATGAAAGATGCGACCCAAAATCAAGTAATCGTTAAGGATGCTCAATTAGAAAGAGTTCGGTCTCAATTAAAAAGAAAAATAAAAACAACGGGACTCAAATCAAAATTATTAGACCATCCAAATCATCCACGCTGGAGTGATGTGGCCGAACGGTGTATGTCTTGTTCCAATTGTACCATGGTGTGTCCAACATGTTTTTGCATGACTGTAGAAGATGTAAATGATTTGGACGGAAATTCCGAAAGACAACAAAAATGGGACTCGTGTTTTACGTCGGAGTTTACATACATCCATGGTGGAAACACCCGAGCATCCACCTTATCTAGGTATCGTCAATGGGTCACTCACAAATTTGCATCATGGGAAGATCAATTCGATTCACTAGGATGTGTAGGATGTGGCCGGTGTATCACTTGGTGCCCATCTAAAATCGATATTACAGAAGAACTGGCCGCTTTATCACAGTCACCTGAAACCTATACACAGGGAAAAACATCTCATGACTGA
- a CDS encoding OFA family MFS transporter, with protein MNIILTENRWLVVVGAIMIQLALGAIYAWSVFTKIITDPSGLYQFSAREAALIFSAGLATFAFVMILAGRLQALYGPRKIAILGGILLGAGYMMGGFFGSTFFMQFLFIGVFGGAGIGFAYVVPIAVGVKWFPDKKGMITGLAVAGFGFGATIWVKMADSWFGGLLNTVSLFDLSNVQSVFLIYGIIFTALVLLGSLVMVNPPEGYVPAGWSTHSNEHTQGESMNLSSYEMLRTHQFYLIWMTFIFSALSGLMVIYCIRLFGTDALAYHNVNNPGLVAGTAMAWYAIFNGLGRIVWGVVSDKIGRRITIIILTAIQGIIMFMVYHVFIVYASEFGFIISASIIGFNFGGNFALFPAITADYFGNKNVGTNYGWVFSAYGIAGIVGPYLAGYFKDSAQSTTDPSVWMVPFIIAGVSCIMGSIIMVKCKPIVLKNKIKNIKNNPVFSSTN; from the coding sequence ATGAATATAATATTAACAGAAAATAGATGGCTCGTAGTTGTGGGTGCTATTATGATTCAATTGGCTTTAGGTGCTATTTATGCATGGAGTGTGTTTACGAAAATAATTACAGATCCAAGTGGACTTTATCAGTTTTCGGCACGCGAAGCAGCACTTATTTTTTCGGCAGGATTGGCAACATTTGCGTTTGTTATGATTCTTGCAGGGCGCTTACAAGCCTTGTACGGTCCGAGAAAAATTGCAATATTAGGTGGGATTTTATTAGGTGCAGGCTATATGATGGGTGGCTTTTTTGGGTCGACATTTTTTATGCAATTTTTGTTTATCGGCGTTTTTGGGGGAGCTGGCATTGGTTTTGCCTATGTCGTTCCTATCGCAGTCGGAGTAAAATGGTTTCCAGATAAAAAAGGCATGATTACAGGATTGGCCGTGGCAGGATTTGGTTTTGGTGCCACGATTTGGGTAAAAATGGCGGATTCATGGTTTGGAGGACTTTTAAATACAGTTTCCCTTTTTGATTTATCTAATGTGCAAAGTGTATTTCTGATTTATGGAATAATATTTACAGCTTTGGTTTTATTAGGAAGTCTTGTCATGGTGAACCCGCCGGAAGGATATGTGCCAGCAGGATGGTCCACACATTCCAATGAGCATACACAGGGTGAATCTATGAACCTTTCTTCTTATGAGATGTTGCGAACTCATCAGTTTTATCTAATTTGGATGACATTCATATTTTCTGCTTTATCTGGATTGATGGTTATTTATTGTATTCGTTTATTTGGCACGGATGCTCTGGCATATCACAATGTGAATAATCCGGGACTAGTGGCAGGAACAGCTATGGCGTGGTATGCCATCTTTAATGGACTCGGACGAATTGTTTGGGGAGTTGTCTCTGATAAAATTGGTCGACGAATCACCATCATCATTTTAACGGCCATTCAGGGTATAATTATGTTTATGGTATATCATGTGTTTATCGTCTATGCATCAGAATTTGGGTTTATCATATCAGCATCGATTATTGGATTTAATTTTGGTGGAAATTTTGCATTATTTCCTGCAATTACTGCAGATTATTTTGGAAATAAAAATGTAGGGACTAATTATGGTTGGGTCTTTTCGGCCTACGGAATCGCAGGAATAGTGGGACCCTATTTGGCCGGATATTTCAAAGATTCAGCCCAATCCACAACAGATCCATCTGTCTGGATGGTTCCGTTTATCATTGCCGGTGTCTCGTGCATAATGGGGTCAATAATCATGGTAAAATGCAAGCCGATTGTATTAAAAAATAAAATTAAAAACATCAAGAACAATCCAGTATTCTCGTCGACAAATTAG
- a CDS encoding aspartate aminotransferase family protein gives MYWPEKSFDELKSTVLKALDQNSSFYDNNILGLPATYLDPKIFPSDADFLENAPYIRSFIENPNHIGLHTYDKSLPSFKGTQQIELELLRICGEEIFRAKHNTLDGYIAPGGTECNIQAIWIYRDYYKNILNAKNDEIVVLFSEDTHYSLYKACNILQLNYNILNVDFNSRKIDLQKLDSQLIKMKSDGIKYFITVLNMGTTMFGSVDCIGEITDLYKSRNIQYKIHIDAAFGGFIYPFTNPNSTFNFENPYIDSVSVDGHKMLQAPYGTGIFLIRKGLIDNVMTKEASYIEGLDHTLCGSRSGANAIATWMILNIHGSKGLKNHMQKFIKKTDYLCKKLEALNIRYFRNSFMNIVAIRSEDISQSICEKYTLVPDTHSGSPKWWKIVVMEHVNWKLIDKFIESIKP, from the coding sequence ATGTATTGGCCAGAAAAATCCTTTGATGAATTAAAATCCACAGTATTGAAAGCTTTGGATCAAAATTCAAGTTTTTATGACAACAATATTCTGGGATTACCAGCAACTTATCTTGATCCAAAAATATTCCCATCTGACGCAGATTTCCTTGAGAATGCACCTTATATCAGGTCATTTATTGAGAACCCAAATCATATAGGACTTCATACTTACGATAAATCATTGCCATCATTTAAAGGCACTCAGCAGATTGAATTAGAGTTGCTTCGGATTTGTGGTGAAGAAATATTTAGAGCAAAGCACAATACTCTTGATGGCTATATTGCTCCAGGTGGAACGGAATGTAATATACAGGCTATTTGGATTTATCGTGATTATTATAAAAATATTCTAAACGCGAAAAATGATGAAATTGTAGTATTGTTTTCAGAGGATACTCATTATTCTCTGTATAAAGCTTGCAATATTTTACAACTGAATTATAACATTTTAAATGTTGATTTCAACAGCAGGAAGATTGACCTTCAAAAACTGGATAGTCAATTGATAAAAATGAAAAGTGATGGTATTAAATATTTTATCACTGTGTTAAATATGGGCACTACCATGTTTGGTTCAGTTGATTGTATAGGTGAGATTACTGACCTTTATAAATCCAGGAATATCCAATATAAAATTCATATTGATGCTGCATTCGGAGGATTTATTTATCCATTTACCAATCCTAATAGCACATTCAATTTTGAAAATCCATATATTGATTCTGTTTCAGTAGATGGCCATAAAATGTTACAAGCACCTTATGGTACAGGAATTTTTCTTATTAGAAAAGGGTTGATAGATAATGTGATGACAAAAGAGGCCAGTTATATTGAGGGACTAGACCATACACTTTGCGGATCTCGTTCTGGGGCAAATGCTATTGCCACTTGGATGATTTTAAATATACATGGGTCTAAAGGATTAAAAAATCATATGCAGAAATTCATCAAAAAAACAGATTACTTATGCAAAAAATTAGAAGCCTTAAATATTCGATATTTTAGGAACAGTTTCATGAATATTGTTGCAATTCGATCTGAGGATATTTCTCAAAGTATTTGTGAGAAATACACCTTAGTTCCAGACACTCATTCAGGTTCACCCAAATGGTGGAAGATTGTGGTTATGGAACATGTGAATTGGAAATTGATCGATAAATTTATTGAAAGTATTAAACCATAG